A window from Chryseobacterium vaccae encodes these proteins:
- a CDS encoding DUF6443 domain-containing protein, whose translation MKKLILIQILLLVSFFNSQTTTENFIQTRKYLDPVVATNGSAKQSQVVQYFDGLGRPKQIVDVKASPTTKDIVTHIEYDNFGRQTKNYLPIPQSATSNGAIYSSPLSASSSAYGGEKIFSEKILESSPLDRVLQEVQVGNDWTSHPVNYQYDTNSSGDYVRKYEVITTWDNINKIFLNSVQLLQYYQPNELYKSSVKDEDQNETITFKNKYGQKVLIRKVLNASENADTYYVYNDSDQLVFVIPPLASAPTVEAVTVENLYYQYRYDIKNRLVEKKLPGKGWEYMVYDKSDRLVLTQDVNLEQKNEWLLTKYDPYGRVAYTAVIAGGSRSSMQSQAGPNLIMEKRHSGGFTQDGMQVQYTNDYFHVLKKVLSVNYYDSYPQYSFNPSFPSTIEGEPVLTDTYSQNGKSTNGLSVMSLLKNIEDDNWTKNYYYYDTRGRAIGSHSINHLEGYTHSESKLDFTGIVQKTVTRHKRLSSDAERVITENFTYDHQNRLLVHKHQIDNNPEEILAQNSYNELSQLETKKVGGTSAGSPLQTINYQYNIRGWMKQINDPTNLGNDLFGYKIKYNQIEGLETPNTDFPNLKVKPRFNGNIAEVDWRTKTDPNDYLRRYGYVYDNLNRLSAGFYQKDNNPSAKEYFEKMDYDLNGNITSLKRSSALNGNTTAALINNMNYTYEGNKLISVNDVVPNFQGYLGGIIKYDNNGNMTESTDKKIKITYNLYNLPSVISNNTGKSSFSSNYIYRADGVKVRKEIISNIGGRVIDYLDGFQYQPDMVICINCPFPPSELQFVSTSEGYFDFRKNKYIYNYTDHLGNIRLSYMGGESGIEVIEESNYYPFGLQHIGYNSLDGNPTYQYKYNGKELQTETGMYDYGARFYMPDLGRWGVIDPLAEKSRRFSPYNYAANNPVRFIDPDGRSEEDWFRNSLGQMEFRDDIRSQQDLDDKGINGTYVGETWQDGDLYYAADGWIYADSAEGEGKAIANGRVTDVGEIVLYSKKAIAERNLEDSRRRLGEAENDFWGRYAVGFTLGGSLANFTGSVTMAYNLGSGTVNFFGTYGTQNIPSIGIGTQINFMNAYGKTSDGKNFKDVFGGMVGNSKAYSGAYGIGVEHSRSSNEYGDFSPSGTATTSISLKLGYGGARADTNTYNLSKMYYGFTPQFD comes from the coding sequence ATGAAAAAATTAATACTAATACAGATATTGTTGTTGGTCAGTTTTTTTAATTCACAAACAACGACAGAAAACTTTATACAGACCAGAAAATACCTTGATCCGGTTGTTGCTACAAACGGAAGTGCAAAACAGAGCCAGGTAGTACAGTATTTTGATGGTTTAGGAAGGCCAAAACAAATAGTAGACGTGAAGGCTTCTCCAACAACTAAAGATATTGTGACCCATATTGAATATGATAACTTTGGAAGACAGACGAAAAATTATCTGCCAATACCACAATCTGCGACATCTAATGGAGCTATCTATTCTTCTCCTTTATCCGCATCTTCTTCAGCTTATGGAGGTGAGAAAATTTTCTCTGAAAAAATACTTGAAAGTTCACCTCTAGATAGAGTTTTACAAGAAGTTCAGGTTGGAAATGACTGGACATCACATCCTGTAAATTATCAGTACGATACAAATAGTTCTGGAGATTATGTAAGGAAATATGAAGTGATTACTACTTGGGATAACATTAATAAGATATTTTTGAACTCTGTACAATTGCTTCAATATTATCAACCCAATGAACTCTATAAAAGCTCTGTAAAAGATGAAGATCAAAATGAAACAATAACATTTAAAAATAAATATGGTCAGAAAGTATTGATAAGGAAAGTTTTGAATGCTTCAGAAAATGCAGATACCTATTATGTTTATAATGATTCAGATCAATTGGTATTCGTAATTCCGCCTTTAGCTTCAGCTCCTACTGTAGAAGCCGTAACAGTAGAAAATCTCTATTATCAATACCGTTATGACATTAAGAATCGGTTAGTAGAAAAGAAACTTCCGGGTAAAGGCTGGGAATATATGGTATATGACAAATCAGACCGGTTAGTCCTTACTCAGGATGTTAACTTAGAGCAGAAAAATGAATGGCTGCTTACCAAGTATGATCCCTATGGCCGGGTTGCTTATACGGCTGTCATTGCAGGGGGCAGTAGGAGTAGTATGCAGTCTCAGGCAGGTCCTAATTTAATTATGGAAAAGAGGCATTCCGGAGGGTTCACTCAGGATGGGATGCAGGTGCAATATACCAATGATTATTTTCATGTTCTTAAAAAAGTATTGAGTGTCAATTATTATGACAGCTACCCACAGTATAGCTTCAATCCCTCTTTTCCATCCACTATTGAAGGAGAACCTGTTTTAACAGATACCTATTCTCAGAATGGCAAAAGCACAAATGGACTTTCTGTGATGAGCCTGCTAAAGAATATCGAAGATGATAACTGGACTAAGAATTATTATTATTATGATACCAGAGGAAGAGCTATTGGTTCTCATTCTATCAACCATCTGGAAGGATATACCCATAGCGAATCTAAGCTGGATTTTACAGGAATTGTTCAGAAAACGGTCACAAGGCATAAAAGACTGAGTTCCGACGCTGAAAGAGTAATTACAGAAAATTTCACGTATGACCATCAGAACAGGTTATTAGTTCATAAACACCAGATTGATAATAACCCTGAAGAAATTCTGGCTCAGAACAGCTATAATGAACTATCTCAGCTGGAAACCAAGAAGGTTGGGGGAACTAGTGCGGGATCACCGTTACAGACCATCAACTATCAGTATAATATCAGGGGCTGGATGAAACAGATCAATGATCCTACGAATTTAGGAAATGATCTGTTTGGTTATAAGATTAAATATAATCAGATAGAAGGACTGGAAACCCCTAATACAGACTTTCCTAACCTCAAAGTAAAACCAAGATTCAATGGAAATATTGCCGAAGTAGACTGGAGAACCAAAACAGATCCAAATGACTATTTGAGAAGATATGGTTATGTTTATGATAACCTGAATAGGCTATCCGCAGGTTTTTATCAAAAGGACAATAATCCGTCTGCAAAAGAATATTTTGAGAAAATGGATTACGATCTTAACGGAAATATTACCAGCCTTAAAAGATCTTCTGCTTTAAATGGAAACACTACTGCGGCTCTTATAAATAATATGAATTATACATATGAAGGAAACAAGCTTATTTCAGTAAATGATGTTGTACCGAATTTTCAGGGATATTTAGGAGGCATCATTAAGTATGATAATAATGGTAATATGACTGAAAGTACAGATAAAAAAATTAAAATCACATATAACCTCTATAACCTTCCATCTGTCATTTCCAACAATACCGGAAAATCTAGTTTTTCTTCAAATTATATTTATAGAGCTGATGGAGTAAAGGTTAGAAAGGAAATTATTTCGAACATTGGTGGAAGGGTCATTGATTATCTTGATGGGTTCCAATATCAGCCAGATATGGTAATATGCATAAACTGTCCGTTTCCTCCTTCTGAACTTCAATTTGTTTCAACTTCAGAAGGTTACTTTGATTTTAGGAAAAATAAGTATATTTACAATTACACCGATCATCTTGGAAATATAAGACTAAGTTATATGGGAGGAGAATCCGGAATAGAGGTTATTGAAGAAAGTAACTATTACCCTTTTGGATTACAACATATAGGCTATAATAGTTTAGACGGAAATCCGACCTACCAATATAAATATAATGGAAAAGAACTTCAGACAGAAACAGGAATGTACGATTATGGCGCAAGATTCTATATGCCTGACTTGGGAAGATGGGGTGTAATAGATCCACTAGCAGAAAAGTCTAGAAGATTTTCACCTTATAATTATGCGGCAAATAACCCTGTCAGGTTTATTGATCCAGATGGAAGATCAGAAGAGGACTGGTTTAGAAATTCGTTAGGACAAATGGAGTTTAGAGATGATATAAGAAGTCAGCAAGACTTAGATGACAAAGGTATAAATGGGACGTATGTGGGTGAAACCTGGCAGGATGGAGATCTATATTATGCCGCAGATGGATGGATTTATGCCGATTCTGCGGAAGGGGAAGGAAAAGCTATTGCTAATGGAAGAGTTACTGATGTGGGTGAAATAGTTTTATATTCAAAAAAAGCTATAGCTGAAAGAAACTTAGAAGATTCTCGTAGGCGTTTAGGAGAAGCTGAAAATGATTTTTGGGGCCGTTATGCAGTAGGCTTTACCCTAGGAGGAAGCCTGGCAAATTTTACGGGAAGTGTAACTATGGCCTATAATTTAGGTTCTGGAACAGTTAATTTTTTTGGAACATATGGAACACAAAATATACCTAGTATAGGAATAGGAACGCAAATTAATTTTATGAATGCTTATGGAAAAACTTCCGATGGTAAAAATTTCAAAGATGTTTTTGGTGGTATGGTTGGTAATTCTAAGGCTTACTCTGGTGCTTATGGGATAGGTGTTGAACATAGTAGAAGTTCTAATGAATATGGTGATTTTTCTCCTTCTGGAACAGCAACTACAAGTATAAGCCTTAAATTGGGATATGGTGGGGCAAGGGCCGATACTAATACATATAATCTTAGTAAGATGTATTACGGCTTTACCCCTCAATTTGATTAA
- a CDS encoding DUF6702 family protein, producing the protein MKKLLYISGILTFFVLMSFMYVDFFSSMTKVDYIDGSKTLKFTTKMNTNHISDAIKINPNTAGFEAEVKKYVNNNFDVYVNGAPKTITFTGSQVSGETVWVYFETGGVSDINTLKIKNTILLSSFPKQNNVVSVSYKGSQKVMSFQRGKEVNEVSF; encoded by the coding sequence ATGAAAAAACTTTTATATATATCAGGAATTTTAACATTTTTTGTGTTAATGAGTTTTATGTATGTAGACTTTTTCTCTTCAATGACCAAAGTGGATTATATCGACGGAAGCAAAACATTGAAGTTTACCACAAAAATGAATACCAACCATATCTCTGATGCTATTAAAATCAATCCGAACACGGCTGGGTTTGAAGCAGAAGTAAAAAAATATGTGAACAATAATTTTGATGTGTACGTTAATGGGGCTCCGAAAACGATTACCTTCACCGGAAGTCAGGTCAGTGGAGAAACTGTATGGGTATACTTTGAAACCGGAGGCGTTTCAGACATCAATACCTTAAAGATTAAAAACACGATCCTTTTAAGTTCTTTCCCGAAGCAGAACAACGTAGTTAGTGTTTCTTACAAAGGAAGCCAGAAAGTAATGAGTTTCCAGCGGGGCAAGGAAGTGAATGAAGTATCGTTCTAA
- a CDS encoding LOG family protein codes for MEIDGTRDESLVNPELDINETKLHNSLRQKTWDETITKDSWMVFKVMAEFVDGYEKLAKIGPCVSIFGSARLKPESPYYEMAVEIAEKITKLGFGIITGGGPGIMEAGNKGAFNAEGRSIGLNIDLPFEQHFNPYINKSYSMNFDYFFVRKVMFVKYSQGFVVMPGGFGTLDELTEAMTLIQTNKIGKFPIVLVGSKFWDGLLDWFKATLLEEGMIAADDLDLYRVVDTADEAVAHIKAFYDKYSVNVNF; via the coding sequence ATGGAAATAGATGGAACCAGGGATGAGAGTTTAGTAAATCCGGAACTTGATATTAACGAAACAAAACTACACAATAGTCTCAGACAGAAAACCTGGGACGAAACCATTACCAAAGACAGCTGGATGGTTTTCAAAGTAATGGCAGAATTTGTTGATGGCTATGAAAAACTGGCTAAAATAGGCCCGTGTGTATCCATATTCGGTTCTGCAAGATTGAAACCGGAAAGCCCGTATTACGAAATGGCGGTAGAAATTGCTGAAAAGATCACCAAACTGGGCTTCGGAATCATTACCGGAGGCGGACCGGGGATTATGGAAGCAGGAAATAAAGGTGCTTTCAATGCTGAGGGAAGATCCATAGGGCTTAATATTGATCTGCCGTTTGAACAGCATTTTAACCCGTATATCAATAAATCATACTCTATGAACTTTGATTACTTTTTCGTACGAAAAGTAATGTTTGTAAAGTATTCTCAAGGTTTTGTGGTGATGCCGGGCGGTTTTGGAACCCTGGATGAGCTTACGGAAGCAATGACCCTTATTCAGACTAATAAAATAGGAAAGTTCCCTATTGTTCTTGTAGGAAGCAAATTTTGGGACGGTCTGCTGGATTGGTTCAAAGCAACCCTGCTGGAAGAAGGAATGATCGCAGCTGACGATCTTGACCTGTACAGAGTCGTAGACACTGCAGATGAAGCTGTTGCTCACATCAAAGCATTTTATGATAAGTATTCTGTGAATGTTAATTTTTAA
- a CDS encoding nucleotidyltransferase family protein: MKALIFAAGKGTRLKPFTDHHPKALAKVNGIPLLERNIQYLKSFGITDFVINIHHFGDQIVDFLHKNSNFGCSIEISDEREELLETGGGLIFARKFLDHGEDFLIMNADILTEININALVEYHKKIKDFATLAVSDRESSRKLLFNDDMVLRGWLNVQTGEQRLAEFNKGFKALAFSGIHCINPVIFEKIKRTGKFSVMEEYLDLMQTEHIHGFVHDSILVDVGRPESVIEAEKHFK; encoded by the coding sequence ATGAAAGCTCTCATTTTCGCAGCAGGAAAAGGCACAAGACTGAAACCTTTTACAGATCATCATCCAAAAGCTTTGGCTAAAGTAAACGGCATACCACTTTTAGAAAGGAATATCCAATACCTGAAAAGTTTCGGAATTACCGATTTTGTGATTAACATTCATCATTTTGGGGATCAGATTGTTGACTTTTTACATAAAAACAGTAATTTCGGATGCAGCATTGAAATCTCTGATGAAAGAGAAGAGCTGCTGGAAACAGGAGGCGGCTTGATTTTTGCTAGAAAATTCCTCGATCACGGGGAAGATTTTCTGATCATGAATGCTGATATTTTAACGGAAATCAATATCAATGCGCTGGTAGAATACCACAAAAAGATAAAAGATTTTGCTACATTAGCGGTTTCGGACCGTGAAAGTTCGAGAAAACTTCTTTTCAATGATGATATGGTTTTGAGAGGCTGGCTGAATGTACAGACCGGAGAACAGAGACTTGCGGAATTCAACAAAGGTTTCAAAGCTCTTGCCTTCAGCGGCATTCACTGTATCAACCCCGTTATCTTTGAAAAAATAAAAAGAACCGGCAAATTCTCTGTTATGGAAGAGTATCTTGACCTCATGCAAACCGAACATATTCACGGTTTTGTACATGACAGCATCCTGGTGGATGTAGGAAGACCAGAATCTGTAATAGAAGCCGAAAAACATTTTAAATAA